A stretch of Aquificaceae bacterium DNA encodes these proteins:
- a CDS encoding LptF/LptG family permease, with the protein MIFSWFFWRFFRLALIISLLFTFLFLIFQIIRLDQILFQLPLRDSLPFLLLWFLFYFSYMLPTALFIAFAFQLFELKESKKLHVIQSFGIRPINLYTRSIFMLLPVIFALSFVFSKLNEEDIGFVRRHLTLKYYALLLTSVPSKSFHTFGQFTLYVERRDGNILEGIFFKFNEGVVVAKKARVEAGTLTFEDGSLLTQREGKTFATDFKVYKLSLNRIVGDDKKTSSREHLIGIFNALSPLILMAIAYRLIWFIEHHHSFYYAVGLTSVLYQLVLLLLKQKL; encoded by the coding sequence ATGATATTTAGTTGGTTTTTTTGGAGGTTTTTTAGACTTGCTTTGATTATCAGCCTTTTGTTTACTTTTTTATTTCTCATATTCCAGATAATCAGACTTGACCAAATACTGTTTCAACTGCCCTTGAGAGACTCTTTGCCTTTTCTTTTGTTATGGTTTTTGTTTTATTTCTCTTACATGCTTCCAACTGCACTATTCATAGCTTTTGCCTTCCAGCTCTTTGAATTAAAAGAAAGCAAGAAACTCCATGTTATACAGTCCTTCGGAATAAGACCTATTAATCTGTATACAAGAAGCATTTTTATGCTACTTCCTGTTATTTTTGCCCTTTCCTTTGTGTTTAGCAAACTAAACGAAGAGGATATTGGTTTTGTAAGGAGACATCTTACGCTAAAATACTACGCTCTTCTATTAACTTCTGTCCCTTCAAAGAGCTTTCACACCTTCGGACAGTTCACCTTATATGTGGAAAGGAGAGATGGAAACATCCTTGAAGGTATATTTTTCAAGTTTAATGAAGGCGTGGTTGTGGCAAAGAAAGCAAGAGTGGAAGCGGGAACACTCACCTTTGAGGATGGTTCACTTCTTACCCAAAGGGAAGGAAAGACCTTTGCCACAGATTTCAAAGTCTACAAACTGAGCCTTAATAGGATAGTTGGTGACGACAAGAAAACTTCCTCAAGAGAACACTTAATAGGCATCTTTAATGCATTGTCTCCTCTAATTCTTATGGCTATTGCCTACAGGCTTATATGGTTTATAGAACATCATCACAGCTTCTATTACGCAGTGGGTTTAACCTCTGTGCTTTATCAATTAGTCCTCTTACTTCTCAAGCAAAAACTGTAG
- a CDS encoding DUF3108 domain-containing protein, whose translation MDRAFKVFTVLLGFVGFSFAQELKACYKAYLFFMPVAETCITYKQQNNNLKVESFVRTINVGKVVKRVYNKGGAEIRLPDLSPRRFVYYQEEGEFKRYQEYIFGNGKIKTTEIKYVKLSDQIEKKEEKEYNYRGYVDPYTASLILYRDSARVDKGTVKMFYDDKEYLLPYSVVGREKIDTPAGSFIARKIEVHPNIETKGLLKPRGTWYLWIDEETNLPVRMELKFAIGSASARLEKVEGDKNLLRNVLSAKR comes from the coding sequence TTGGATAGAGCATTTAAGGTCTTTACAGTCCTTTTAGGGTTTGTGGGTTTTTCCTTTGCCCAGGAGCTAAAAGCCTGCTACAAAGCTTATCTTTTCTTTATGCCTGTGGCAGAGACATGCATAACTTACAAACAGCAAAACAACAACCTTAAAGTTGAAAGCTTTGTGAGAACCATAAATGTGGGTAAGGTGGTAAAAAGGGTATACAACAAGGGTGGTGCGGAGATAAGGCTTCCTGACCTTTCTCCACGACGCTTTGTTTACTATCAAGAAGAGGGGGAGTTCAAGAGGTATCAAGAATACATCTTTGGCAACGGTAAGATAAAGACAACTGAGATAAAATATGTAAAACTGAGCGACCAAATTGAAAAGAAAGAAGAGAAGGAATATAACTACAGAGGCTATGTAGACCCTTATACAGCCAGCTTAATACTGTATAGAGATAGTGCAAGGGTAGACAAGGGGACAGTAAAGATGTTTTATGACGATAAGGAATACCTGCTACCCTACAGTGTTGTAGGAAGAGAAAAAATAGACACGCCAGCGGGCTCTTTTATTGCAAGAAAGATAGAAGTGCATCCTAATATAGAGACAAAGGGTTTACTAAAACCCAGAGGCACATGGTATTTGTGGATAGATGAGGAAACGAACCTGCCAGTTAGGATGGAATTAAAATTTGCTATAGGTTCTGCGTCCGCAAGGCTTGAGAAAGTAGAAGGAGATAAAAATCTTCTTAGGAATGTCTTAAGTGCAAAAAGGTAG
- a CDS encoding SDR family oxidoreductase: MKGKRAIVTGGSKGIGKAIVERLIKEGWQVCTCSRKEEDLRRLKEELGNPQSLYIRACDVGDRVSVMEFVRFCVQNMGRIDLLVNNASILGERVSIEDYPEDVWEEVIRVNVNGVFYMTKYTLPYMNPGSVIVNMSSGAGKRPAPYWGAYAVSKFGIEGFSLLLAEELKDKNIRVYAFNPGATRTQMRAKAYPHEDPMTLKPPEKVADFILKLISSKVPSGSYDYNE; the protein is encoded by the coding sequence ATGAAAGGCAAAAGAGCCATAGTAACTGGTGGAAGCAAAGGTATAGGAAAGGCAATAGTAGAAAGACTTATAAAGGAGGGTTGGCAAGTTTGCACCTGTTCAAGAAAAGAAGAAGACCTAAGAAGATTAAAAGAAGAACTGGGAAACCCTCAAAGTCTATACATAAGAGCCTGTGATGTGGGGGATAGGGTTTCTGTTATGGAGTTTGTCCGCTTTTGCGTTCAGAATATGGGACGCATTGACCTTTTGGTAAACAACGCAAGCATTTTGGGTGAGAGGGTTTCTATTGAGGACTATCCTGAGGATGTGTGGGAAGAGGTTATAAGGGTTAATGTAAACGGAGTTTTCTATATGACAAAATATACACTTCCTTACATGAACCCTGGCTCAGTTATAGTTAATATGTCTTCCGGTGCTGGCAAAAGACCTGCACCCTACTGGGGAGCTTATGCGGTCTCCAAGTTTGGTATAGAAGGTTTTAGTCTGCTCTTGGCAGAGGAGCTAAAAGATAAGAACATAAGGGTTTACGCCTTTAACCCCGGTGCTACCAGAACGCAGATGAGAGCAAAAGCATATCCACACGAGGACCCAATGACCCTAAAGCCTCCAGAAAAAGTAGCGGACTTTATCCTAAAGCTAATAAGCTCTAAAGTTCCAAGTGGTTCTTACGATTATAATGAGTAG
- a CDS encoding tetratricopeptide repeat protein, whose protein sequence is MDRLEYFKSLLEKTPDNPMVHYSLALEYYKLRDYQNTIRHMEKYLSLKEDEGAGYRILAKCYEELGEYEKAIEVLQEGVQKALKHNHPSMAEEFRSWIEHLRSLQSF, encoded by the coding sequence ATGGACAGGCTTGAGTATTTTAAAAGTTTGTTGGAAAAGACACCGGACAATCCTATGGTGCATTACTCTTTAGCACTGGAATACTACAAGCTAAGAGATTACCAAAACACCATAAGGCATATGGAAAAGTATCTGAGCCTAAAGGAAGATGAAGGTGCAGGCTATCGCATTCTCGCTAAGTGCTACGAAGAGCTTGGTGAATACGAAAAGGCTATAGAAGTCCTACAGGAAGGCGTGCAAAAGGCTCTAAAGCACAACCATCCAAGCATGGCGGAGGAGTTTAGGTCTTGGATAGAGCATTTAAGGTCTTTACAGTCCTTTTAG
- a CDS encoding EAL domain-containing protein → MRLKVDDELLPASRFINIAEDMGLIQKLDIAMIEGLFQKIASVKDKKDILLFINLSPQDLTDDFIKDVVQRAKTYGVETARIVFEITEREAIQDIGRMSSFLKGLKEAGFRFAI, encoded by the coding sequence ATGAGGCTAAAAGTGGACGATGAGCTTCTTCCTGCAAGCAGGTTTATAAACATAGCAGAAGATATGGGGCTTATTCAAAAGCTGGACATTGCCATGATAGAAGGATTGTTTCAGAAGATAGCTTCTGTTAAGGATAAAAAGGATATCCTATTGTTTATTAATCTTTCTCCTCAGGACCTTACGGATGACTTTATAAAGGATGTGGTGCAAAGGGCAAAGACTTATGGTGTTGAAACTGCTCGTATAGTCTTTGAGATAACAGAAAGGGAGGCAATACAGGATATAGGTAGGATGAGTAGTTTTCTAAAAGGCTTAAAAGAGGCAGGTTTTAGGTTTGCCATAGA
- a CDS encoding thioredoxin family protein yields the protein MLLNLEVRTQLKDIFSKELKEQVNLKLFSQAIGCETCQVAEELLKELADVDPEKIKLEVYSPLIDREISQKYGIDRVPTIVIEGDKDYGIRYIGLPAGLEFTTLVQGIVQVSKREPRLSAKTVEMLKGIDLPMEIMVFVTTSCGYCPSAAITAMNFAMANDNITALIVDASENMDLAERFQVVGVPKIVINRGLVEFVGAQPENSFLGYVISAYEKLRRENGQA from the coding sequence ATGCTTCTTAACCTTGAGGTAAGGACTCAACTCAAAGACATATTCTCAAAGGAGCTAAAGGAGCAAGTAAACCTAAAGCTCTTCTCTCAAGCTATAGGCTGTGAGACTTGTCAAGTGGCGGAAGAACTTTTGAAGGAGCTTGCGGATGTGGACCCAGAAAAGATAAAGCTGGAGGTCTACTCGCCTCTAATAGACAGAGAGATAAGCCAGAAGTATGGTATTGACAGGGTGCCTACTATAGTGATAGAGGGTGACAAGGACTATGGCATACGCTACATAGGTCTTCCTGCAGGGCTTGAGTTTACTACTTTGGTTCAGGGTATAGTGCAAGTATCAAAGAGAGAGCCAAGGCTATCAGCGAAGACTGTGGAAATGCTAAAAGGCATAGACCTACCCATGGAGATTATGGTCTTTGTTACCACTTCCTGTGGATACTGTCCTTCCGCAGCCATAACTGCTATGAATTTTGCCATGGCAAACGATAACATAACCGCACTAATAGTTGATGCCAGCGAGAATATGGACCTTGCAGAGAGGTTTCAGGTTGTGGGTGTGCCAAAGATAGTTATAAATAGAGGGCTTGTGGAGTTTGTGGGTGCACAGCCAGAAAACAGTTTCCTCGGGTATGTAATATCCGCCTACGAAAAGCTAAGAAGAGAAAATGGACAGGCTTGA
- a CDS encoding tetratricopeptide repeat protein: MRVLFFLLLFGVSLAYNPYTDYVFCRLYQEKEPLKAESYCLRALGRAPTPSLYVDVVRLALQLKKNDMALKVASEFKSKYPNMPDPYLLLHSVYSIRREGEKALKVLEEGYSKNPESREIMVFLAEEYLRRGHIPKARSVLTRLAEVSPENPLPYFMLARIALSEGKQQEAIEYLEKSLKVRGDFEAGFITLGSIYEQRGEYSRAESLYKDILKQDPTNRSALERLANIYAITGRYEEAKDVYQKLAELYPDGDYMYQYALILIRSGDTKKAKELLENLYRENPDNPDVAYTYALLLEFEKETDKALEIYLDLQQKVGNNPRILERLAVIYIDRKEYQKAEDLLKKALAVDPNSYQLNLITGSLYSEKEELEEALKYVNKAVEINPRDYRGYFLRAIIYDKLGKILSAEEDLKKALELNPDDPELLNHLGYSLLLWYEGARLDEAEELIKRALEKDPENPAYIDSMAWVLYYRGDYVKAKELLLKALEKEKEDPVLYEHMGDVLLKLGKEEEAQEYYKKAYDLLMQGKRGEPNQKERLKGKIKAQ, translated from the coding sequence ATGAGAGTGCTTTTTTTCCTTTTGCTCTTTGGTGTGTCTTTAGCTTACAATCCATATACCGATTATGTTTTCTGCAGGCTCTATCAAGAGAAAGAACCACTCAAAGCTGAAAGCTATTGCCTGAGAGCCCTTGGAAGAGCACCAACGCCATCCTTGTATGTGGACGTTGTAAGGTTAGCCCTTCAGCTGAAAAAAAACGACATGGCACTCAAGGTTGCCAGCGAGTTTAAGTCAAAGTATCCTAATATGCCTGACCCATATCTTCTGCTCCATAGTGTATACAGTATAAGAAGAGAAGGAGAAAAAGCCCTAAAAGTCCTTGAGGAGGGATATTCAAAGAACCCAGAGTCAAGGGAAATAATGGTCTTTTTAGCGGAGGAATATCTTAGAAGAGGACATATCCCAAAGGCTCGCAGTGTGCTTACAAGGTTGGCAGAGGTTAGTCCAGAAAACCCTCTACCCTATTTTATGCTTGCAAGAATTGCCCTTTCTGAGGGTAAACAGCAAGAAGCCATAGAATACCTTGAGAAATCTCTCAAGGTGAGAGGAGACTTTGAAGCTGGTTTTATAACCCTTGGAAGCATATACGAGCAGAGAGGAGAATACTCAAGAGCGGAAAGCTTATATAAGGACATACTCAAACAAGACCCAACCAACAGAAGTGCCTTAGAAAGGCTTGCAAACATATATGCAATAACAGGCAGATATGAAGAAGCAAAGGATGTTTACCAAAAACTGGCAGAACTTTATCCCGACGGCGATTATATGTATCAGTATGCCCTTATCCTTATAAGGTCTGGAGACACGAAAAAGGCTAAAGAACTTTTAGAGAACCTGTATAGGGAAAATCCAGATAATCCCGATGTGGCTTATACCTATGCACTCCTTCTTGAGTTTGAAAAGGAAACCGACAAAGCTCTTGAAATATATCTTGACCTTCAGCAAAAGGTAGGCAACAACCCAAGGATCCTTGAGAGACTGGCGGTTATATACATAGATAGGAAAGAATACCAAAAGGCAGAGGACTTACTCAAAAAGGCTCTTGCGGTAGACCCAAACAGTTATCAGCTAAACCTTATCACGGGAAGCCTTTACAGTGAGAAGGAAGAACTTGAGGAGGCTCTTAAATACGTAAACAAAGCAGTGGAGATAAACCCGAGGGATTACAGAGGTTATTTCCTAAGAGCAATAATCTACGACAAATTGGGCAAGATACTGTCTGCGGAAGAAGACCTCAAAAAAGCTCTTGAGCTAAACCCCGATGACCCAGAGCTTTTGAACCATCTTGGATACTCTCTTCTCCTTTGGTATGAAGGTGCAAGATTGGATGAAGCAGAAGAGCTCATAAAAAGAGCCCTTGAAAAGGACCCAGAAAACCCCGCATATATAGACAGTATGGCGTGGGTTTTGTATTACCGTGGAGATTACGTAAAGGCTAAGGAGCTTCTTCTCAAAGCTCTTGAAAAGGAGAAGGAAGACCCTGTGCTATACGAGCATATGGGAGATGTCCTCCTCAAGTTAGGAAAGGAGGAGGAAGCACAGGAGTATTACAAAAAAGCCTATGACCTGCTTATGCAAGGTAAAAGAGGAGAACCGAACCAAAAGGAAAGGCTAAAGGGTAAGATAAAAGCTCAATGA